A single region of the Arthrobacter sp. zg-Y20 genome encodes:
- a CDS encoding DUF4389 domain-containing protein, whose product MNPGRIVMIVIGALLVLIGLGLGAAAAAVGLIAGAQRDNGYLSVPEETYSVSSYAITTGSADIGPGADGNEDIASLQVRGTGVDGDLFIGIGAEAEVRRYLDGVASAEIDEVRFNPFRVDYRRTAGTEVPSPPGMQDFWVASAAGSGPQEINWAPTEGDWIVVVMNADASPQVTAELQAGFRSDLFGVAAVWLLIGAVVLFLLGVALILAAILAGRKRGAYPPAGGYPGPVPGGAYGYRPVGATAPLPAPSGARAAGSAPGAGSSVTGGPVTGGPVTGGPVTGGPDAGGPDGGGPGGGAPYPARLYGELDPGLSRWLWLVKWFLAIPHFFLLSFLWIAFWIATVVAGFAILFTARYPRALFDFNVGVIRWSWRVAFYATGVLGTDRYPPFSLEREHYPADFDVDYPERMSRGLVLVKWWLLVIPQALIVGAFSGTPLMLVRAPRYFGGPNGYGPDGYGPGGVRWNNGPGGFGATEWVTAGFSLLGLLVFIAALALLFTSRYPRQLFDFIMGLQRWSYRVLAYTALLRDEYPPFRLDQGPADARDLPPAGVERPPNQQ is encoded by the coding sequence ATGAACCCTGGCAGAATCGTCATGATTGTTATTGGGGCGCTGCTGGTCCTCATTGGGCTTGGATTGGGTGCGGCGGCTGCGGCGGTGGGGCTGATCGCCGGAGCCCAGCGCGACAACGGCTACCTGTCGGTGCCGGAGGAGACCTACAGTGTCAGCTCCTACGCCATCACCACCGGCTCCGCGGATATCGGCCCGGGCGCGGACGGCAATGAGGACATCGCATCCCTGCAGGTGCGCGGCACCGGGGTAGACGGCGACCTGTTCATTGGGATCGGCGCCGAAGCTGAGGTACGGCGGTATCTCGACGGGGTGGCGAGCGCCGAAATTGACGAGGTGAGGTTCAACCCGTTCCGGGTCGATTACCGGCGGACGGCGGGCACGGAGGTACCGTCCCCGCCGGGGATGCAGGACTTCTGGGTGGCTTCCGCTGCGGGCAGCGGGCCCCAGGAGATTAACTGGGCGCCGACCGAGGGCGACTGGATTGTTGTGGTGATGAACGCCGACGCGTCCCCTCAGGTTACGGCCGAACTGCAGGCGGGCTTTCGCTCGGACCTGTTTGGTGTGGCCGCCGTGTGGCTGCTGATCGGTGCCGTGGTGTTGTTCCTTCTGGGAGTGGCACTGATCCTCGCAGCGATCCTCGCCGGACGGAAACGGGGGGCGTACCCGCCGGCCGGCGGGTATCCGGGGCCGGTCCCCGGCGGTGCCTACGGGTACCGGCCGGTTGGGGCGACCGCGCCCCTCCCCGCTCCGTCCGGCGCCAGGGCGGCGGGTAGTGCTCCCGGCGCGGGTTCATCCGTCACCGGCGGACCCGTCACCGGCGGACCCGTCACCGGCGGACCCGTCACCGGCGGACCCGATGCCGGCGGACCCGATGGTGGCGGACCCGGCGGGGGAGCTCCCTATCCGGCGCGCCTCTACGGCGAATTGGATCCGGGTTTGTCCCGCTGGTTGTGGCTGGTGAAGTGGTTCCTGGCCATTCCTCACTTCTTCCTGCTGTCCTTCCTGTGGATCGCCTTTTGGATTGCCACCGTGGTGGCCGGCTTCGCGATCCTGTTCACTGCCCGGTATCCGCGGGCGCTCTTTGACTTCAATGTGGGGGTGATCCGGTGGAGCTGGCGGGTGGCGTTCTATGCCACGGGGGTGCTCGGCACCGACCGCTATCCGCCGTTCAGTTTGGAACGGGAGCACTACCCTGCGGATTTCGACGTCGACTACCCCGAGCGCATGTCCCGCGGGCTGGTCCTGGTGAAGTGGTGGCTGCTCGTTATTCCCCAAGCCCTGATTGTCGGGGCCTTCAGCGGAACACCGTTGATGCTGGTGCGCGCACCGCGGTATTTCGGCGGGCCGAACGGGTACGGGCCGGACGGGTACGGTCCGGGCGGGGTCCGCTGGAACAACGGTCCCGGCGGGTTCGGCGCCACGGAGTGGGTGACGGCAGGCTTCTCACTGCTGGGCCTGCTGGTGTTCATTGCCGCCTTGGCGTTGCTCTTCACCAGCCGCTACCCCCGCCAGCTGTTCGACTTCATCATGGGGCTGCAGCGCTGGTCCTACCGGGTGCTGGCCTACACCGCACTCCTGCGGGACGAATATCCGCCGTTCCGGCTGGACCAGGGGCCGGCAGACGCTCGCGACCTGCCCCCGGCCGGCGTCGAACGTCCACCAAACCAGCAGTAG
- a CDS encoding VOC family protein, whose product MTSRISTVHLDAVDADASASFWQQALDWDLTVEDGLYSLTAKDGTGLDLDIMAVPEGKTVKNRLHLDLVADGCTQEEEVERLIALGARRVDVGQEPGVTWVVMADPEGNEFCVLG is encoded by the coding sequence ATGACCAGCAGGATTTCCACAGTCCACCTGGACGCCGTCGACGCCGATGCCTCCGCATCCTTCTGGCAACAGGCGCTGGACTGGGACCTCACCGTTGAGGACGGCTTGTACAGCCTCACGGCCAAGGACGGCACGGGACTGGACCTGGACATCATGGCGGTACCCGAGGGCAAAACCGTGAAGAACCGCCTGCACCTGGACCTGGTGGCGGACGGCTGCACCCAGGAGGAAGAAGTGGAGCGGCTGATCGCACTTGGCGCCCGGCGGGTGGATGTGGGCCAGGAGCCCGGGGTGACCTGGGTGGTGATGGCTGATCCCGAGGGCAACGAATTCTGCGTGCTCGGTTAA
- a CDS encoding hotdog domain-containing protein, which translates to MPLENINFHTRKWVRPEDLNANGTLFGGSLLRWIDEEATVYAILQMGNGRVVTKFMSEINFVSSAVQGDLIEMGLTATKFGRTSLTMQAEVRNMITRHSILTIDKIVFVNLDEHGKPAPHGYTSISYDRDRLPNHHFPPLPLDAEPFSA; encoded by the coding sequence ATGCCTCTAGAAAACATCAATTTCCACACCCGTAAGTGGGTCCGGCCCGAAGACCTGAATGCCAACGGCACGCTGTTCGGCGGAAGCCTGCTGCGCTGGATCGACGAAGAGGCAACCGTCTACGCGATCCTGCAGATGGGTAACGGGCGGGTCGTTACCAAGTTCATGTCCGAGATCAACTTCGTCAGCTCCGCGGTGCAGGGAGACCTGATCGAGATGGGCCTTACCGCCACCAAGTTCGGCCGGACCTCGCTCACCATGCAGGCCGAGGTGCGGAACATGATCACCCGGCACAGCATCCTGACCATCGACAAGATTGTCTTCGTGAACCTGGACGAGCACGGCAAGCCCGCGCCTCACGGTTACACCAGCATCAGCTACGACCGCGACCGTCTGCCGAACCACCACTTCCCGCCGCTGCCCCTCGATGCGGAGCCCTTCTCCGCATAG
- a CDS encoding HNH endonuclease signature motif containing protein, whose product MFESLEVAECFPSDLSGHHTPLVSRSAAGQSPSAAEAASPVEVASWSRALASEESLAAIAADSDAGLVDRLRALEELKAAACAAQARVAAALDVSVRAAHARAGLPAEKHGVGVGAQVALARRESPARGGRILGFAKALTREMPCTLKALSEGHISEWRATLLVRETACLSVADRQLVDQEIAGDPAGLDGLGDQRLIARIRKITYRIDQAALVRRAAKAEADRFVSCRPAPDTMTYLTGLLPVAQGVAVYAALSRAADSLRARGDARGRGQIMADTMVERITGQAKAEQVPVEVQLVMTDRTLLAGDKEPAHLTGYGIVPAPWARDLAGKGARRRAQKTGKPGESGETGEPGESCPGFWLRRLYTAPSSGELLAMDSKARFVPASLARLVTVRDQMCRTPWCDAPIRHQDHIRPHRDDGPTQAANIQGLCEACNQAKEAPGWRATVIGASGPGKPRAPGPGQSSTARKAAAARNAATVRRHTVEITTPTGHRYRSTAPPLPGTPAPWFR is encoded by the coding sequence ATGTTCGAATCATTGGAAGTGGCGGAGTGCTTTCCGTCCGACCTCTCGGGTCACCATACCCCGCTTGTTTCCCGGTCTGCCGCCGGGCAAAGTCCCTCCGCTGCGGAGGCTGCGTCCCCGGTTGAGGTGGCCTCTTGGTCCCGGGCGCTCGCCTCCGAGGAATCCCTGGCCGCGATTGCTGCTGATTCGGATGCAGGGCTTGTTGACCGGCTCCGTGCTTTGGAGGAGCTGAAGGCTGCTGCGTGTGCGGCGCAGGCCCGGGTGGCGGCGGCGTTGGACGTGTCCGTGCGTGCGGCTCATGCCCGGGCCGGGCTGCCGGCGGAGAAGCATGGTGTGGGCGTTGGAGCGCAGGTGGCGTTGGCTCGGCGTGAGTCTCCGGCCCGGGGCGGACGGATCCTTGGCTTCGCGAAGGCCTTGACCCGGGAGATGCCGTGCACGCTTAAAGCGTTGTCGGAGGGCCACATTAGTGAGTGGCGGGCGACCCTGCTGGTTCGCGAGACCGCGTGCCTGTCCGTGGCGGACCGGCAACTGGTAGATCAGGAAATCGCCGGGGATCCTGCCGGGTTGGACGGATTGGGGGATCAGCGCCTGATCGCGAGGATCCGGAAGATCACGTACCGGATTGACCAGGCCGCGCTGGTGCGGCGGGCGGCGAAGGCGGAGGCGGACCGGTTTGTGTCCTGCCGTCCGGCTCCGGACACCATGACCTACCTGACGGGTCTGCTGCCGGTGGCCCAGGGGGTTGCGGTGTATGCGGCACTGAGCCGTGCTGCGGATTCGTTGCGGGCCCGGGGCGATGCCCGCGGTCGGGGGCAGATCATGGCTGACACCATGGTCGAACGCATCACCGGCCAGGCAAAGGCTGAGCAGGTGCCGGTGGAAGTGCAGCTGGTAATGACGGACCGAACCCTGCTGGCCGGGGATAAAGAGCCGGCACACTTGACCGGCTACGGAATAGTGCCGGCGCCGTGGGCGCGGGATCTGGCAGGTAAGGGCGCCCGTCGAAGGGCTCAGAAGACAGGGAAGCCGGGGGAGTCGGGGGAAACGGGGGAGCCGGGGGAGTCCTGTCCCGGATTCTGGCTGCGCCGCCTCTACACGGCCCCGAGTTCCGGGGAGCTGCTGGCTATGGACTCGAAGGCGCGTTTCGTGCCGGCGTCCCTGGCACGTCTTGTCACGGTACGGGACCAGATGTGCCGGACCCCGTGGTGTGATGCGCCGATCCGGCACCAGGACCATATTCGGCCGCACCGTGACGACGGTCCTACGCAGGCAGCCAATATCCAAGGGCTGTGCGAGGCATGCAACCAGGCCAAGGAAGCGCCAGGGTGGAGGGCAACAGTCATCGGGGCGTCCGGTCCCGGAAAGCCAAGGGCCCCGGGACCCGGTCAGAGCTCCACAGCCCGGAAGGCTGCTGCTGCCCGGAATGCCGCAACTGTCCGCCGGCACACTGTGGAGATCACCACACCAACCGGCCATCGGTACCGGTCAACCGCCCCGCCGCTTCCCGGCACCCCGGCCCCGTGGTTTCGGTAG
- a CDS encoding glycosyltransferase, translated as MSIEFPLPQGHAAEGNALRIAVLSHLHHPIASPYLGGLEMHTSLMADEFASRGHDVTLFAKEGSDSLGRVVPVLEASFEFRRGLAPEEMSVQQQRLDAALHRAIEEVRNGGFDVVVNNSLSLLPYIELADVPMLTILHTPPLPWIVDAVVDGRAPLSPLHRFLSVSARNATGWQPHLPDLHVVHNGIRLADWPAGPAQRTGVAVWAGRVTPEKGLHIAIDAARAAGMELHFAGPISDRKYFERVVAPHLGRGVRHAGHLDHRQLAAFLGSGDVFIASPVWSEPFGLTALEAMACGTPVAALPLGAMPEIIDADGGRLAEGLGADALADAVTAARTLDRRGVRKSASRFSAAVMVDCYENQIRSVLQPDGLPSSSDASTALVR; from the coding sequence ATGAGTATCGAGTTCCCCCTGCCGCAGGGGCATGCGGCCGAGGGGAATGCGCTGCGGATAGCTGTCCTGTCCCACCTGCACCACCCGATCGCCAGCCCCTACCTCGGCGGACTCGAGATGCACACGTCCCTCATGGCCGATGAGTTCGCCTCCCGCGGCCATGACGTCACGTTGTTCGCGAAGGAAGGGTCCGACTCGTTGGGCCGCGTGGTGCCCGTGCTGGAGGCGTCCTTCGAATTCCGCCGCGGGCTTGCCCCGGAGGAAATGTCCGTTCAGCAGCAGAGGTTGGATGCCGCGCTGCACCGGGCCATCGAGGAGGTGCGTAACGGCGGATTCGACGTCGTCGTCAACAACTCGTTGAGCCTGCTGCCCTACATCGAGCTGGCGGATGTGCCCATGCTGACCATCCTCCACACCCCGCCCCTGCCATGGATCGTTGACGCGGTGGTTGACGGCCGGGCGCCGCTTTCGCCCCTGCACCGGTTCCTCAGCGTCTCGGCACGCAACGCCACCGGATGGCAGCCGCACCTGCCGGACCTGCACGTGGTCCACAACGGCATCCGCCTGGCGGACTGGCCCGCCGGCCCGGCGCAGCGTACCGGCGTCGCCGTTTGGGCCGGCAGGGTGACGCCGGAGAAGGGCCTGCATATTGCCATCGACGCCGCCCGGGCGGCCGGGATGGAACTGCACTTCGCCGGGCCGATCAGCGACCGCAAATACTTTGAGCGTGTTGTGGCTCCGCACCTCGGCAGGGGTGTGCGGCACGCAGGCCACCTGGACCACCGGCAGCTGGCGGCATTCCTCGGGTCCGGCGACGTATTTATCGCCTCGCCGGTCTGGTCCGAACCTTTCGGGCTCACCGCCCTGGAGGCAATGGCCTGCGGCACCCCCGTAGCTGCCCTGCCGCTGGGCGCCATGCCGGAAATCATCGACGCCGATGGCGGCCGATTGGCTGAAGGGCTGGGCGCGGACGCACTGGCCGACGCCGTCACCGCAGCCCGCACCCTGGACCGCCGCGGCGTACGCAAATCCGCGTCCCGCTTCAGCGCCGCCGTCATGGTGGACTGCTACGAGAACCAAATCCGGTCCGTGCTGCAGCCGGACGGGCTGCCATCGTCATCCGATGCCTCAACCGCGCTGGTGCGCTGA
- a CDS encoding glycosyltransferase has product MPSARLPRVAYYAHHHGTGHLRHAVNIARLDAVELLVTGTAPPGGIPSLPGSAQFAALPPDVGPDGPFGPGPGSFLHYAPAAPLVRERFARLHQLWQEFTPDVVVVDVSVETALFARLCGYPVIHRRMHGERTDTPHRLAYESVNGLIAYFPESIEEPSHLAEHGGKSSYLGMLAPASAPAPGSIPVRPRTVSVQTSLGGSGVQLSDLLRAARRTPDWQWEVMGRTAGAPTDLPDNVQLLGVVSDPGPRLAASDVIVTSGGHNAVAAAAAARRPVLVIPEPRPFREQELFARALTTAGAASALTFADVPDWQHTLEQLRNGDPEQLAKTLLVPVEDFRARFLAAVEQAVSGGQYGASTRTAASSAGPGERSSRRSLPAGSQAT; this is encoded by the coding sequence TTGCCTTCTGCACGCCTTCCCCGGGTGGCGTACTACGCCCACCACCACGGCACCGGACACCTGCGCCACGCGGTCAACATTGCCCGCCTGGACGCGGTGGAGCTGCTGGTCACCGGCACGGCTCCGCCCGGCGGCATACCGTCCCTCCCGGGCAGTGCACAGTTCGCCGCCCTTCCGCCCGACGTCGGGCCCGACGGTCCCTTCGGCCCCGGCCCCGGCAGCTTCCTGCACTACGCACCGGCAGCCCCGCTGGTCCGGGAACGGTTTGCCCGGCTGCACCAACTATGGCAAGAGTTCACCCCCGACGTAGTGGTGGTGGACGTGTCCGTGGAGACCGCCCTCTTTGCCCGCCTGTGCGGATACCCGGTCATCCACCGGCGGATGCACGGCGAGCGCACGGACACACCGCACAGGCTCGCCTATGAATCGGTCAACGGCCTGATTGCCTATTTCCCCGAGAGCATCGAGGAACCGTCACATCTGGCCGAGCACGGCGGCAAGAGCAGCTACCTCGGCATGCTCGCACCGGCCAGCGCGCCGGCGCCTGGATCCATTCCGGTCCGCCCGCGGACGGTCAGCGTGCAAACCTCGCTTGGCGGCAGCGGAGTGCAGCTGTCCGATCTGCTTCGCGCCGCCCGCCGCACACCGGACTGGCAGTGGGAAGTAATGGGCCGCACCGCCGGAGCGCCGACGGACCTGCCCGACAACGTGCAGCTGCTCGGCGTCGTGTCAGATCCGGGACCCCGGCTGGCCGCGTCGGACGTCATTGTGACCTCCGGCGGGCACAACGCCGTCGCCGCCGCAGCCGCAGCGCGGCGGCCGGTACTGGTGATCCCCGAACCCCGGCCGTTCCGCGAACAGGAACTTTTCGCCCGGGCGCTTACGACGGCGGGTGCCGCCTCAGCCCTGACCTTCGCCGATGTGCCGGACTGGCAGCACACACTGGAGCAGCTGCGGAACGGGGATCCCGAACAGCTGGCCAAGACATTGCTGGTGCCGGTGGAGGACTTCCGCGCCCGGTTCCTCGCCGCCGTGGAGCAGGCAGTGTCGGGCGGTCAGTACGGCGCGTCCACCCGAACGGCCGCCAGCTCGGCGGGGCCGGGCGAGCGCAGCAGCCGCAGGTCACTGCCGGCGGGATCCCAAGCGACATAG